In Medicago truncatula cultivar Jemalong A17 unplaced genomic scaffold, MtrunA17r5.0-ANR MtrunA17Chr0c02, whole genome shotgun sequence, the DNA window CTTATCGGTACGTATGGAGGAATTACTTACAACCCCACTCTTGCTATGCGTCAGTACGGATACCCTATGAAGGGGAGACCTGACAGTCTTTCTCTGTCCAAGGAGTTCTATCTTGAGAAAAATGATCATGCAAGTTTAAGAATGCGGTTTGTGCAAGCTTGGCACTCTGTTCGCAAGTTTGATGGAATCCAATTGGGAAGAAAACAGAGCTTTGCGCATAAATCATATACACAGTGGGTGATTGATAGAGCTACAGCTTTTGGTATGCCTTATACCTTGCCAAGACTCCTATCCTCGACCGTTCCAGaaatacctttacctctactcCCACAGACCAAGGGGGAGTACCAAGAGCGTTTAGCCGAAGCGGAACGTGAGATACATAGGTGGAAAAGGGAGTATCAGAAGAAGGATCAGGAGTATGAGGCCGTAATGGGCCTGCTGGAGCAAGAAGCCTATGATAGCCACAAGAAAGATGTGGTAATCACCCAGCTGAGAAAAAGTATCAAGGAGAAAGATGCCGCACTTGATCAAATTCCCGGGCGGAAGAAGAAACGCATGGATCTCTTTGATGGGCCGCATTCCGATTTTGAGGATTAGTTCGCTTCAGAGGCTTAAGAGTCTTTTCAGTTCGTTGTTGATGTTCTTTTAGTTAtggagtctatcccttggctcaCTTTGTttaaagggaattatcttgttttattttgaaagtttatcccttggctttagaaagggaattatcttgtaatgaCAATGTCTGCTTTAATGTTTTGTTTAGGGTCATATGTTTATAAAATTGCTTCTATAGGTCCTTCgataaaaagatatataaaaattgcatattttggtatatagcatatcatgcatcatattgcattcATAAAAAGTGTCAAAACCAAGTCTGATACTCTCCTCATTTCTGTCTCAGAGAAGCAAAGTGGCCCGGCGTATTCAGTACAAACCTACCCGTGTTCACCGTACTCGAGCATACATCAAGAAGAAGATGGCAACTGCTGAACAAGAGAACAGTGACCTTAGGGAAGAGGTTAGTAACCTCAAGGAAGGTATGGAGAAGATAACCGCAATGATGATTGACATGATGGCCGCACAGGCACAAGCCTCTCAAGCGCAAAATGCTCAGACCACTCAGGCACATGTTGAAGCTTGTCAGTCTGCTGGTTCTCCTGCAATCCAGCCAATTCCTACTACTTCTGCTGATACTTCACAACCAATTCCTACTGGTTCCACCGCAACTGTTGGTACTACACAACCTTTGGTGACTGACGTGTACAATTCAGGCTTCCATCCCGTTGGACCTTCCGGTTTCTCTTTCCCTCCTCAGTACTGTATGCCGCCAGGCTACCCGTGGGGCATGCCGCTCGCAACTAATGAAGGTTTTCGTCATAATGCGCCGGAAATGCAGTTCCCTCTTGGCCAGCAACAAACACCGTTCTACCAGACCGGCCAGCCTTTTCCTCAGGCTACTATGACTTATGCTGGACCCCTCGTGCATGCTGCTCAGCAAGAGGAGGAACAAGTTTACCATTCCAATAGTGTGGCTGGTGATGATAGAGTGGGTAACTTAGAAGAGAAGTACGATGCGGTACATAAAGAGTTGAAGAGTATCCGTGGTAAGGAAGTGTTTAGCCATAATTTGAATGACCTCTGCTTGGTTGCGGATGTGGTTATACCTCCTAAGTTTAAAGTGCCAACCTTTGAGAAGTACACGGGGAATACTTGCCCTGAAATGCACTTAATCATGTATGTCAGGAGGATGACGGCTCATAGGAAGAATGAACCTCTACTCATCtactgttttcaggatagtttgGCTGGTCCCGCACTCACGTGGTATATGAATTTGAAGGGTATCACTACTTTTGAGGAATTGGCTAATGCCTTCATCCAGCAGTATAAATATAACTCTTATCTGGCCCCTAACCGGAAAGAGCTGCAAGCTATGACTCAGGGTGATAAGGAATCTTTCAAAGAGTATGCCCAGCGCTTCATTCAGAAATCTGCTCAAATTCGTCCGCCTTTGGAAGAAAGAGAAGTGGCTGATCTGTTCTATGAGACTCTGAGCCCTTTCTACTCAGAGAAGATGCTTCTTTGTGCTTCACAGAAGTTTATCGACATGGTAGACGCGGGTGTTCGTATTGAAGAATGGGTCCGTAAGGGACGGGGTAGTAAAGATGGTGCCTCTTCAGGTGGTTATTCAGGAAGTTTGACAAGTGGGTCATCCAATGGTAATAGGAAGTTCGGAAATGGGTACCCAAAGAAGAATCCTCAAGAGGTCGGCATGGTGGCTCATGGCGGATCCCAACCTGTATACCCCAACTACCCCTATGTTGCTAATATTCCATCACCCATCTCAGCTCCACAAAACCCAAACTATCAACCACAAAGGCCTCAAGCCCACCGTCCATATTATCCACCACTATATCAATCACAACCTTATCAGCCACAACCGTTTTACCAACAACCATACTATCCCCttccaccacaacaacaacagcctCGTCAGCCTCGTCctccaccacaacaacaacagcctCGTCAGCCTCGCCCTCCAAGAAATCAATTCCCTCCTATCCCTATGTTGTATGGAGACTTGTTACCTTCCCTACTCGCTAGGGGTCTTGTTCAGGTTAAACCACGTCCCCCGGTGCCGAACCCTTTACCTCATTGGTATCGCCCAGACCTTACTTGTGaattccatcaaggggcaccagggCACGACATTGAGCACTGTTACCCTCTCAAAGACGCAGTCCAAAGATTGATTCACAACAAGGACTTATCCTTCAATGCACTGTGTGTCTGATTAagatttgcttgcctctgaataaaaagtttggttctgaagtttattcagaagctatgatccatcagaagctcttaactgaggttctgaggaaaatgtgcttctgaagatgacgtcagcactaaaacttcagaa includes these proteins:
- the LOC120577840 gene encoding uncharacterized protein, whose protein sequence is MATAEQENSDLREEVSNLKEGMEKITAMMIDMMAAQAQASQAQNAQTTQAHVEACQSAGSPAIQPIPTTSADTSQPIPTGSTATVGTTQPLVTDVYNSGFHPVGPSGFSFPPQYCMPPGYPWGMPLATNEGFRHNAPEMQFPLGQQQTPFYQTGQPFPQATMTYAGPLVHAAQQEEEQVYHSNSVAGDDRVGNLEEKYDAVHKELKSIRGKEVFSHNLNDLCLVADVVIPPKFKVPTFEKYTGNTCPEMHLIMYVRRMTAHRKNEPLLIYCFQDSLAGPALTWYMNLKGITTFEELANAFIQQYKYNSYLAPNRKELQAMTQGDKESFKEYAQRFIQKSAQIRPPLEEREVADLFYETLSPFYSEKMLLCASQKFIDMVDAGVRIEEWVRKGRGSKDGASSGGYSGSLTSGSSNGNRKFGNGYPKKNPQEVGMVAHGGSQPVYPNYPYVANIPSPISAPQNPNYQPQRPQAHRPYYPPLYQSQPYQPQPFYQQPYYPLPPQQQQPRQPRPPPQQQQPRQPRPPRNQFPPIPMLYGDLLPSLLARGLVQVKPRPPVPNPLPHWYRPDLTCEFHQGAPGHDIEHCYPLKDAVQRLIHNKDLSFNALCV